Proteins encoded by one window of Carassius carassius chromosome 30, fCarCar2.1, whole genome shotgun sequence:
- the LOC132110893 gene encoding kinesin light chain 1-like isoform X5, whose product MREDMSSVLCVKEMDEQGDPGEKLSQDELLCRTREVMQGLEALRSEHQVILEGLMGTLRCLKQSQEGRAVEEKTAMIQRSMEMLELGLSEAQVMMALSGHLSAVEAEKQKLRAQVRRLCQENQWLRDELAGTQQRLQKSEQSVAQLEEEKKHLEFMNQLKKYDQDLSPSDDKDSVSSRETLDDLFPDEQDEPGPGIQPPHSSAVAAAQQGGYEIPARLRTLHNLVIQYASQGRYEVAVPLCKQALEDLEKTSGHDHPDVATMLNILALVYRDQNKYKDAANLLNDALAIREKTLGRDHPAVAATLNNLAVLYGKRGKYKEAEPLCKRALEIREKVLGKDHPDVAKQLNNLALLCQNQGKYEEVELYYQRALEIYQTKLGPDDPNVAKTKNNLASCYLKQGKFKQAETLYKEILTRAHEREFGSVDDENKPIWMHAEEREEQSKGKQKDGSPFGEYGGWYKACKVDSPTVTTTLKNLGALYRRQGKFEAAETLEEAALRSKKQGLDTAHKQRVAEVLGDPEVREKQRSRESLNSDTVKYESGPDGGEEV is encoded by the exons ATGCGTGAGGACATGTCGAGCGTGTTGTGTGTGAAGGAGATGGATGAGCAAGGGGACCCCGGAGAGAAGCTGTCCCAGGACGAGCTGCTATGTCGGACACGGGAGGTCATGCAGGGACTGGAGGCGCTCCGTTCAGAACATCAGGTCATCCTGGAGGGGCTGATGGGGACCTTGCGCTGCCTCAAACAGAGCCAGGAGGGTCGTGCTGTTGAGGAGAAGACAGCCATGATCCAGCGCTCTATGGAGATGCTGGAGCTGGGCCTTAGCGAGGCACAG GTGATGATGGCTCTGTCAGGGCATCTGAGTGCAGTGGAGGCAGAGAAACAGAAGCTTCGAGCACAG GTGCGGAGGCTGTGTCAGGAGAACCAGTGGCTGAGAGACGAGCTGGCAGGAACCCAGCAGCGGCTGCAGAAGAGTGAGCAGAGCGTGGCCCAGCTGGAGGAGGAGAAGAAACATCTGGAGTTCATGAACCAGCTCAAGAAATATGACCAGGACCTCAGCCCTTCA GATGATAAGGACTCGGTTTCCAGTAGGGAGACACTGGATGATCTTTTCCCAGATGAGCAGGATGAGCCGGGCCCTGGCA TCCAGCCTCCTCACAGCAGTGCAGTGGCAGCAGCGCAGCAGGGTGGTTACGAGATCCCCGCTCGTCTCAGGACCCTCCACAATCTGGTGATCCAGTACGCCTCGCAGGGCAGGTATGAGGTGGCCGTTCCTCTCTGCAAACAGGCTCTGGAAGATCTGGAGAAAACATCTGGACACGATCATCCTGATGTAGCCACCATGCTCAACATTCTTGCCCTCGTCTACAG GGACCAGAATAAATACAAAGATGCAGCAAACCTCCTTAATGATGCACTGGCCATCAGAGAGAAGACCCTGGGCAGAGACCACCCTGCG GTGGCTGCCACATTGAACAACCTGGCCGTTCTTTATGGCAAACGAGGGAAGTACAAGGAAGCAGAGCCTCTGTGTAAAAGAGCACTGGAGATCAGAGAAAAG GTGCTGGGAAAGGACCACCCTGATGTTGCCAAGCAGCTGAATAATCTGGCCTTGCTGTGTCAGAACCAAGGCAAGTATGAAGAGGTGGAGCTCTACTACCAGAGGGCCCTGGAGATCTACCAGACCAAACTGGGCCCCGACGACCCCAATGTGGCCAAGACCAAAAACAACCTG GCTTCGTGCTATCTGAAGCAGGGGAAGTTTAAGCAGGCGGAGACTCTGTATAAAGAGATCCTCACCAGAGCCCATGAGAGAGAGTTTGGCTCTGTGGATG ATGAAAATAAACCCATCTGGATGCATGCAGAGGAGAGAGAAGAACAGAGCAAG GGCAAGCAGAAGGATGGTTCTCCGTTTGGAGAGTATGGTGGCTGGTACAAGGCCTGTAAAGTAGACAG CCCGACTGTCACGACCACACTGAAGAACCTCGGAGCTCTCTACAGGAGACAGGGCAAGTTTGAGGCTGCGGAGACTCTGGAGGAGGCGGCTCTGCGCTCTAAGAAAcag GGTCTGGACACGGCACATAAGCAGCGTGTGGCGGAGGTGCTGGGAGACCCTGAAGTACGAGAGAAGCAGCGGAGCCGTGAGAGCCTGAACTCTGACACGGTGAAGTACGAGAGCGGCCCTGACGGAGGAGAGGAA GTGTAA
- the LOC132110893 gene encoding kinesin light chain 1-like isoform X3 — protein sequence MREDMSSVLCVKEMDEQGDPGEKLSQDELLCRTREVMQGLEALRSEHQVILEGLMGTLRCLKQSQEGRAVEEKTAMIQRSMEMLELGLSEAQVMMALSGHLSAVEAEKQKLRAQVRRLCQENQWLRDELAGTQQRLQKSEQSVAQLEEEKKHLEFMNQLKKYDQDLSPSDDKDSVSSRETLDDLFPDEQDEPGPGIQPPHSSAVAAAQQGGYEIPARLRTLHNLVIQYASQGRYEVAVPLCKQALEDLEKTSGHDHPDVATMLNILALVYRDQNKYKDAANLLNDALAIREKTLGRDHPAVAATLNNLAVLYGKRGKYKEAEPLCKRALEIREKVLGKDHPDVAKQLNNLALLCQNQGKYEEVELYYQRALEIYQTKLGPDDPNVAKTKNNLASCYLKQGKFKQAETLYKEILTRAHEREFGSVDDENKPIWMHAEEREEQSKGKQKDGSPFGEYGGWYKACKVDSPTVTTTLKNLGALYRRQGKFEAAETLEEAALRSKKQGLDTAHKQRVAEVLGDPEVREKQRSRESLNSDTVKYESGPDGGEEVSMSVEWNGDGSGSLKRSGSFSKLRASIRRSSEKLVRKLKGGGLRENEPKNPGNEIIV from the exons ATGCGTGAGGACATGTCGAGCGTGTTGTGTGTGAAGGAGATGGATGAGCAAGGGGACCCCGGAGAGAAGCTGTCCCAGGACGAGCTGCTATGTCGGACACGGGAGGTCATGCAGGGACTGGAGGCGCTCCGTTCAGAACATCAGGTCATCCTGGAGGGGCTGATGGGGACCTTGCGCTGCCTCAAACAGAGCCAGGAGGGTCGTGCTGTTGAGGAGAAGACAGCCATGATCCAGCGCTCTATGGAGATGCTGGAGCTGGGCCTTAGCGAGGCACAG GTGATGATGGCTCTGTCAGGGCATCTGAGTGCAGTGGAGGCAGAGAAACAGAAGCTTCGAGCACAG GTGCGGAGGCTGTGTCAGGAGAACCAGTGGCTGAGAGACGAGCTGGCAGGAACCCAGCAGCGGCTGCAGAAGAGTGAGCAGAGCGTGGCCCAGCTGGAGGAGGAGAAGAAACATCTGGAGTTCATGAACCAGCTCAAGAAATATGACCAGGACCTCAGCCCTTCA GATGATAAGGACTCGGTTTCCAGTAGGGAGACACTGGATGATCTTTTCCCAGATGAGCAGGATGAGCCGGGCCCTGGCA TCCAGCCTCCTCACAGCAGTGCAGTGGCAGCAGCGCAGCAGGGTGGTTACGAGATCCCCGCTCGTCTCAGGACCCTCCACAATCTGGTGATCCAGTACGCCTCGCAGGGCAGGTATGAGGTGGCCGTTCCTCTCTGCAAACAGGCTCTGGAAGATCTGGAGAAAACATCTGGACACGATCATCCTGATGTAGCCACCATGCTCAACATTCTTGCCCTCGTCTACAG GGACCAGAATAAATACAAAGATGCAGCAAACCTCCTTAATGATGCACTGGCCATCAGAGAGAAGACCCTGGGCAGAGACCACCCTGCG GTGGCTGCCACATTGAACAACCTGGCCGTTCTTTATGGCAAACGAGGGAAGTACAAGGAAGCAGAGCCTCTGTGTAAAAGAGCACTGGAGATCAGAGAAAAG GTGCTGGGAAAGGACCACCCTGATGTTGCCAAGCAGCTGAATAATCTGGCCTTGCTGTGTCAGAACCAAGGCAAGTATGAAGAGGTGGAGCTCTACTACCAGAGGGCCCTGGAGATCTACCAGACCAAACTGGGCCCCGACGACCCCAATGTGGCCAAGACCAAAAACAACCTG GCTTCGTGCTATCTGAAGCAGGGGAAGTTTAAGCAGGCGGAGACTCTGTATAAAGAGATCCTCACCAGAGCCCATGAGAGAGAGTTTGGCTCTGTGGATG ATGAAAATAAACCCATCTGGATGCATGCAGAGGAGAGAGAAGAACAGAGCAAG GGCAAGCAGAAGGATGGTTCTCCGTTTGGAGAGTATGGTGGCTGGTACAAGGCCTGTAAAGTAGACAG CCCGACTGTCACGACCACACTGAAGAACCTCGGAGCTCTCTACAGGAGACAGGGCAAGTTTGAGGCTGCGGAGACTCTGGAGGAGGCGGCTCTGCGCTCTAAGAAAcag GGTCTGGACACGGCACATAAGCAGCGTGTGGCGGAGGTGCTGGGAGACCCTGAAGTACGAGAGAAGCAGCGGAGCCGTGAGAGCCTGAACTCTGACACGGTGAAGTACGAGAGCGGCCCTGACGGAGGAGAGGAAGTGAGTATGAGCGTGGAGTGGAACGGG
- the LOC132110893 gene encoding kinesin light chain 1-like isoform X4 produces the protein MREDMSSVLCVKEMDEQGDPGEKLSQDELLCRTREVMQGLEALRSEHQVILEGLMGTLRCLKQSQEGRAVEEKTAMIQRSMEMLELGLSEAQVMMALSGHLSAVEAEKQKLRAQVRRLCQENQWLRDELAGTQQRLQKSEQSVAQLEEEKKHLEFMNQLKKYDQDLSPSDDKDSVSSRETLDDLFPDEQDEPGPGIQPPHSSAVAAAQQGGYEIPARLRTLHNLVIQYASQGRYEVAVPLCKQALEDLEKTSGHDHPDVATMLNILALVYRDQNKYKDAANLLNDALAIREKTLGRDHPAVAATLNNLAVLYGKRGKYKEAEPLCKRALEIREKVLGKDHPDVAKQLNNLALLCQNQGKYEEVELYYQRALEIYQTKLGPDDPNVAKTKNNLASCYLKQGKFKQAETLYKEILTRAHEREFGSVDDENKPIWMHAEEREEQSKGKQKDGSPFGEYGGWYKACKVDSPTVTTTLKNLGALYRRQGKFEAAETLEEAALRSKKQGLDTAHKQRVAEVLGDPEVREKQRSRESLNSDTVKYESGPDGGEEVSMSVEWNGV, from the exons ATGCGTGAGGACATGTCGAGCGTGTTGTGTGTGAAGGAGATGGATGAGCAAGGGGACCCCGGAGAGAAGCTGTCCCAGGACGAGCTGCTATGTCGGACACGGGAGGTCATGCAGGGACTGGAGGCGCTCCGTTCAGAACATCAGGTCATCCTGGAGGGGCTGATGGGGACCTTGCGCTGCCTCAAACAGAGCCAGGAGGGTCGTGCTGTTGAGGAGAAGACAGCCATGATCCAGCGCTCTATGGAGATGCTGGAGCTGGGCCTTAGCGAGGCACAG GTGATGATGGCTCTGTCAGGGCATCTGAGTGCAGTGGAGGCAGAGAAACAGAAGCTTCGAGCACAG GTGCGGAGGCTGTGTCAGGAGAACCAGTGGCTGAGAGACGAGCTGGCAGGAACCCAGCAGCGGCTGCAGAAGAGTGAGCAGAGCGTGGCCCAGCTGGAGGAGGAGAAGAAACATCTGGAGTTCATGAACCAGCTCAAGAAATATGACCAGGACCTCAGCCCTTCA GATGATAAGGACTCGGTTTCCAGTAGGGAGACACTGGATGATCTTTTCCCAGATGAGCAGGATGAGCCGGGCCCTGGCA TCCAGCCTCCTCACAGCAGTGCAGTGGCAGCAGCGCAGCAGGGTGGTTACGAGATCCCCGCTCGTCTCAGGACCCTCCACAATCTGGTGATCCAGTACGCCTCGCAGGGCAGGTATGAGGTGGCCGTTCCTCTCTGCAAACAGGCTCTGGAAGATCTGGAGAAAACATCTGGACACGATCATCCTGATGTAGCCACCATGCTCAACATTCTTGCCCTCGTCTACAG GGACCAGAATAAATACAAAGATGCAGCAAACCTCCTTAATGATGCACTGGCCATCAGAGAGAAGACCCTGGGCAGAGACCACCCTGCG GTGGCTGCCACATTGAACAACCTGGCCGTTCTTTATGGCAAACGAGGGAAGTACAAGGAAGCAGAGCCTCTGTGTAAAAGAGCACTGGAGATCAGAGAAAAG GTGCTGGGAAAGGACCACCCTGATGTTGCCAAGCAGCTGAATAATCTGGCCTTGCTGTGTCAGAACCAAGGCAAGTATGAAGAGGTGGAGCTCTACTACCAGAGGGCCCTGGAGATCTACCAGACCAAACTGGGCCCCGACGACCCCAATGTGGCCAAGACCAAAAACAACCTG GCTTCGTGCTATCTGAAGCAGGGGAAGTTTAAGCAGGCGGAGACTCTGTATAAAGAGATCCTCACCAGAGCCCATGAGAGAGAGTTTGGCTCTGTGGATG ATGAAAATAAACCCATCTGGATGCATGCAGAGGAGAGAGAAGAACAGAGCAAG GGCAAGCAGAAGGATGGTTCTCCGTTTGGAGAGTATGGTGGCTGGTACAAGGCCTGTAAAGTAGACAG CCCGACTGTCACGACCACACTGAAGAACCTCGGAGCTCTCTACAGGAGACAGGGCAAGTTTGAGGCTGCGGAGACTCTGGAGGAGGCGGCTCTGCGCTCTAAGAAAcag GGTCTGGACACGGCACATAAGCAGCGTGTGGCGGAGGTGCTGGGAGACCCTGAAGTACGAGAGAAGCAGCGGAGCCGTGAGAGCCTGAACTCTGACACGGTGAAGTACGAGAGCGGCCCTGACGGAGGAGAGGAAGTGAGTATGAGCGTGGAGTGGAACGGG GTGTAA